From a region of the Chthonomonas sp. genome:
- a CDS encoding LON peptidase substrate-binding domain-containing protein, whose protein sequence is MAHLEEMPLFPLHAVLFPYAPMQLHIFEERYREMVRYCTEFDAPFGVVLIRHGDEVGGSADPYLVGTAVHIDRVESYDDGKMDVHVHGERRFRVRKIDESKPYLVGLVEPVTEIECENINRLDALCIRAQEVFRLWVETAFAGQEVSVEVKFPEDPVPMSFLIANYLPIDNLTKQRMLETTDTSQRLADLVPLIEAQVDDARAGHSLYRVESTQLVDWIHPN, encoded by the coding sequence ATGGCGCACCTCGAGGAGATGCCCCTCTTTCCGCTGCACGCGGTGCTATTCCCATATGCACCGATGCAACTTCACATCTTTGAGGAGAGGTATCGCGAAATGGTTCGGTACTGCACCGAATTTGACGCACCGTTTGGGGTCGTGCTGATCCGGCATGGTGACGAAGTGGGGGGCTCGGCCGATCCCTACCTGGTGGGCACCGCAGTCCACATCGACCGAGTAGAGTCCTACGACGACGGCAAGATGGATGTGCATGTCCACGGCGAGCGCCGCTTCCGAGTTCGCAAGATCGATGAATCTAAACCCTATCTAGTCGGGCTCGTCGAGCCGGTGACCGAGATTGAGTGCGAAAACATCAACCGCTTGGACGCTCTCTGCATCCGGGCCCAAGAGGTGTTCCGGCTTTGGGTCGAGACTGCCTTCGCGGGACAAGAGGTCTCGGTGGAAGTGAAGTTCCCCGAAGATCCCGTTCCGATGTCGTTCCTCATCGCAAACTACCTGCCGATCGACAATCTCACCAAACAGCGGATGCTGGAGACCACCGACACAAGCCAGCGGCTCGCCGACCTCGTGCCGCTCATTGAGGCGCAAGTAGACGACGCTCGAGCCGGGCATTCGCTCTACCGCGTCGAGTCGACCCAGCTCGTCGATTGGATTCACCCGAACTGA
- a CDS encoding serine hydrolase, giving the protein MNALVALLLIASAPPLDFRAAASNSAEHRGVSFLAMQGGKVVYEEYPNGGDKERTWELASGTKSFCGIAALCAQEDGLLKLSDRVSDTLTEWKADGRRDITISQLLHLVAGFPGTPIGRPISYADTLAAKQNAKNNTRFQYTSTSFQAFGELLRRKLASKGQSVLDYYEAKIFKPLGMTHGRWLTDAAGNIQLPMGASLSAREWIKFGEMVRRGDKGVLRPGNITPLFQTTTLNPSYALTWWYPSAQGLQPSGLAKWDWSTKLPKDVYIAAGLGGQRLYVVPSLNLTIVRQAPVRVIDQFRDREFFEALMGRSVSSGESNRRAGSTRRGRANARLERRLLAPQ; this is encoded by the coding sequence ATGAACGCACTCGTCGCTTTGCTACTCATTGCTTCTGCGCCACCGCTGGACTTCAGGGCCGCGGCATCAAACAGCGCTGAGCACCGAGGCGTTTCCTTCTTGGCGATGCAGGGCGGGAAGGTCGTGTACGAGGAGTATCCCAATGGGGGTGACAAGGAGCGCACGTGGGAGCTCGCCAGCGGGACCAAGAGTTTCTGTGGGATTGCCGCGCTCTGTGCGCAGGAGGATGGACTGCTGAAACTGTCCGATCGAGTTTCGGACACGCTCACCGAGTGGAAAGCCGACGGGAGACGAGACATCACGATCTCGCAACTCTTGCACCTGGTGGCAGGATTTCCTGGCACGCCCATCGGGCGTCCCATCAGCTACGCCGATACGCTTGCGGCAAAGCAGAACGCGAAGAACAACACTCGTTTCCAGTACACATCCACGTCGTTCCAGGCGTTCGGGGAGCTTCTTCGTCGCAAACTGGCGAGCAAGGGCCAAAGCGTGCTCGATTACTACGAAGCCAAGATTTTCAAGCCGCTCGGGATGACTCACGGAAGATGGCTGACCGATGCCGCGGGGAACATCCAATTGCCGATGGGAGCGTCTCTGAGCGCTCGAGAGTGGATCAAGTTCGGCGAGATGGTGCGCCGGGGCGACAAGGGCGTCCTTCGTCCCGGCAACATCACTCCGCTGTTCCAGACCACCACTTTGAACCCTTCGTACGCACTAACTTGGTGGTATCCCTCGGCGCAGGGGCTACAGCCCAGCGGGCTAGCAAAGTGGGATTGGTCCACAAAGCTCCCTAAAGATGTATACATTGCCGCAGGCCTCGGGGGGCAGCGGCTGTACGTGGTCCCTTCGCTGAACCTGACGATCGTGCGCCAGGCACCCGTACGTGTGATCGATCAGTTCCGTGACAGGGAGTTCTTCGAGGCACTGATGGGACGGTCCGTCAGTTCGGGTGAATCCAATCGACGAGCTGGGTCGACTCGACGCGGTAGAGCGAATGCCCGGCTCGAGCGTCGTCTACTTGCGCCTCAATGA
- a CDS encoding AhpC/TSA family protein, with translation MSIEASFPVQLSSGACVPFESLYQPSGALLVFLRHLGCPFCKEQVTALRLEIGIPVFFVVGATVAEARQFREKVRSPHEIIVDAERTLAEHFGVGRASLAQLIGPKVFARGFGAILRGHWVGLPLGDIWQLPGIIHIGADGEVAWEYIGDSAASTLNAQQIRARLDIRQSKS, from the coding sequence ATGAGTATCGAGGCTAGCTTCCCGGTCCAACTCAGCTCCGGTGCTTGTGTTCCGTTCGAGAGTTTGTACCAACCTTCAGGCGCGCTGCTGGTGTTCCTGCGTCATCTAGGGTGTCCATTCTGCAAAGAGCAGGTGACCGCACTCAGACTCGAAATCGGGATCCCGGTTTTCTTCGTGGTGGGTGCGACGGTGGCTGAGGCAAGGCAGTTCCGGGAGAAAGTGCGGTCGCCACATGAAATTATTGTGGATGCCGAACGAACCCTCGCTGAGCATTTTGGGGTGGGTCGAGCGTCGCTAGCCCAACTCATCGGTCCCAAGGTCTTCGCTCGTGGGTTTGGTGCGATACTGCGCGGCCACTGGGTGGGTCTCCCGCTAGGAGATATCTGGCAATTGCCAGGAATCATCCATATCGGGGCAGACGGCGAGGTGGCATGGGAGTACATTGGTGATTCCGCCGCAAGCACCCTGAACGCCCAGCAAATCAGGGCAAGACTAGATATTCGGCAATCGAAATCCTGA
- a CDS encoding sigma-70 family RNA polymerase sigma factor, which yields MVDQVYGVQGGIEDAATVWLRTIGRTPLLTVEQEIALSRCAAAGCHQCREALIQANLRLVVSVCRKFIGRGLPLNDLIQEGNIGLMKAIERFDPSRGYRLSTYALWWIKQSISRAVQANSRCIRVPYHVATECNKVSQARTRLSAIFGREPTDGEIAREIHSDVASVAEAKRVLLEATVSLDQPLASGGGTLADVLSTDAESDSELMITRMEHTARIAALLAHLDPKGRQVIELRYGLLDGQPLTLNEVSERMHLTRERVRQIEATGLRRLRATVMVRQQRDEYRG from the coding sequence ATGGTTGACCAAGTTTACGGGGTTCAGGGGGGAATAGAGGATGCCGCTACGGTCTGGTTACGGACCATTGGCCGCACTCCGTTGCTCACGGTGGAACAGGAGATCGCTTTGTCGCGCTGCGCGGCGGCGGGTTGCCACCAGTGCCGCGAGGCGCTCATTCAAGCCAACTTGCGTCTAGTCGTGAGCGTCTGTCGCAAGTTCATCGGACGAGGATTGCCACTCAACGACCTCATCCAAGAAGGCAATATCGGACTGATGAAGGCGATCGAGCGGTTCGATCCGTCGCGCGGCTATCGACTCAGTACTTACGCGCTTTGGTGGATCAAGCAGTCGATCTCACGGGCGGTTCAGGCGAACAGTCGATGTATAAGGGTGCCATACCATGTGGCTACCGAATGTAACAAAGTCTCGCAAGCGCGGACACGCCTAAGTGCGATTTTTGGGCGCGAGCCTACGGATGGGGAGATCGCCCGCGAAATCCACTCCGACGTGGCCTCGGTCGCCGAGGCTAAGCGGGTCCTGCTTGAGGCCACCGTTAGCCTGGATCAGCCGCTGGCAAGCGGCGGGGGAACGCTCGCGGATGTGCTATCCACAGACGCGGAGAGCGACTCAGAACTGATGATCACGCGAATGGAGCACACGGCTCGGATCGCTGCACTGCTTGCGCATCTCGATCCAAAGGGGCGTCAAGTGATTGAGCTGCGCTACGGACTGCTGGACGGTCAACCGCTCACGCTGAACGAGGTGTCTGAGCGCATGCATCTAACCCGCGAGCGAGTGCGCCAGATCGAAGCAACAGGACTGCGGCGGCTCCGCGCTACGGTCATGGTGCGCCAGCAAAGGGATGAGTATCGAGGCTAG
- the dnaG gene encoding DNA primase, which translates to MADERELIRARVSLVELVGDEVRLQKRGKNWTGLCPFHDDKNPSFTVNDQTGSYRCWSCGAKGDMFTWVMETQRVTFREALEFLAKRAGIELTARPAQDSNKRGTYEGAMNAAQEFFASQLFKTSAATAYCFGRGLTEEVLKQWEIGFAPDVEEGLPTHLKKSGFSLADCKELFLVDGDQDRGYASKFRARLMFPIRDERGALVAFGGRLLSNGIPKYINSSDTPIYSKRRVLYGMHRAKDTISKKNRAVLVEGYLDVIACHAAGVTEAVASLGTSLSEDHAKMLARWCKQVTILYDNDAAGQKAAERASAMLEEAGLVVTVALMPPGEDPDTLLRTSGAGAVARAAEGGLTPVDFRILRLQGIYQPTQPEYWQEVVAVLATASALDRERLVQELAPTYPGLRDPIAARQALKNQIRDYGRQPAQPRQGGATGPRRRERFGRSEMTGPERALLLALGDPELRAPAWAAVRQPELFGTTLAYDIATMLRDRFEDDPPAGAFALWGHDLTPEALRFTYAEMLAGHAERLDAEVVRDSLERLRQKLSQNLLRASWQQSTPDDTALSQINEKLRELKGSG; encoded by the coding sequence GTGGCCGATGAGCGCGAGCTTATCCGCGCACGCGTAAGTCTCGTCGAACTTGTTGGCGACGAAGTTCGCCTGCAGAAGCGAGGAAAAAATTGGACGGGTCTTTGTCCGTTTCACGACGACAAGAACCCGTCCTTTACTGTCAATGACCAGACCGGCAGCTACCGTTGCTGGTCGTGCGGCGCGAAGGGGGATATGTTCACGTGGGTCATGGAGACTCAGCGTGTAACCTTCCGCGAAGCTCTGGAGTTCCTTGCCAAGCGCGCAGGAATCGAACTCACCGCACGCCCCGCCCAAGACTCGAACAAGCGCGGGACCTATGAAGGGGCGATGAACGCCGCGCAGGAGTTCTTCGCCAGCCAACTCTTCAAGACTTCCGCAGCGACCGCGTACTGCTTTGGACGCGGACTCACGGAGGAGGTGCTCAAACAGTGGGAGATCGGATTCGCGCCCGATGTCGAAGAAGGACTCCCTACGCACCTCAAGAAGTCCGGGTTCTCCCTGGCGGACTGCAAGGAGCTCTTCCTCGTCGATGGTGACCAGGACCGAGGCTATGCATCAAAGTTTCGAGCCCGCCTGATGTTCCCGATTCGAGATGAACGCGGGGCCCTGGTTGCGTTCGGTGGGCGGCTCCTGTCAAACGGGATCCCGAAGTACATAAACTCCAGCGATACCCCGATCTACAGCAAGCGGCGAGTCCTCTACGGCATGCACCGAGCCAAGGACACGATCTCGAAGAAGAATCGGGCGGTGCTCGTCGAAGGTTACTTGGACGTCATCGCTTGCCACGCTGCGGGTGTGACCGAGGCGGTCGCCTCGCTGGGTACATCGCTCAGTGAGGACCACGCAAAAATGCTGGCTCGCTGGTGCAAGCAAGTGACGATTCTATACGACAACGATGCGGCGGGCCAGAAGGCAGCGGAGCGTGCGAGCGCGATGCTGGAGGAAGCGGGCCTCGTCGTGACCGTCGCGCTAATGCCTCCCGGCGAAGATCCGGATACGCTGTTGCGCACGAGCGGAGCGGGGGCGGTCGCGCGAGCGGCGGAAGGTGGCCTCACACCGGTGGACTTCCGGATCCTGCGATTGCAGGGAATCTACCAGCCCACGCAACCGGAGTACTGGCAAGAGGTTGTGGCCGTGCTGGCGACCGCATCGGCGCTGGACCGTGAACGGCTGGTCCAAGAACTTGCTCCGACGTATCCAGGGTTGCGCGATCCTATTGCCGCGCGCCAAGCGCTCAAGAACCAGATCCGGGACTATGGGCGACAACCGGCTCAACCGAGGCAAGGAGGTGCGACTGGCCCACGGCGTCGAGAGCGATTTGGCCGTAGCGAGATGACCGGTCCGGAGCGCGCATTGCTGCTAGCGCTTGGGGACCCGGAACTGAGGGCCCCCGCTTGGGCTGCCGTGCGACAACCGGAGTTGTTTGGGACCACCTTGGCGTACGACATCGCGACGATGCTGCGAGATCGGTTCGAGGACGATCCACCCGCAGGCGCGTTTGCTCTATGGGGGCACGACCTCACCCCCGAAGCTCTGAGATTTACTTACGCTGAAATGCTCGCGGGTCACGCCGAGCGATTGGACGCCGAAGTCGTGCGCGATTCCCTGGAGCGGCTGCGCCAGAAACTCTCGCAAAACTTGTTGCGCGCCTCGTGGCAGCAGAGCACGCCCGACGACACCGCCTTGTCGCAGATCAACGAAAAACTTAGAGAACTAAAGGGAAGCGGCTGA
- the trxA gene encoding thioredoxin, protein MGAELAVSTAEFDEKVLKSDVPVLVDFWAEWCGPCRAIGPSIDALSQEYAGRAKVYKVNVDNEGAIAERYGIMSIPALLVFKGGQKVDQMVGAGPKEAIEGLIKRNL, encoded by the coding sequence ATGGGTGCAGAACTCGCTGTCTCCACAGCTGAATTTGACGAGAAAGTACTGAAATCGGACGTGCCTGTCCTAGTTGACTTCTGGGCAGAGTGGTGCGGACCGTGTCGCGCCATCGGTCCCAGCATTGACGCGCTCTCGCAGGAGTATGCAGGCCGTGCCAAGGTCTACAAGGTAAATGTCGACAACGAAGGCGCAATCGCCGAGCGATACGGGATCATGAGCATCCCCGCGCTGCTCGTCTTCAAGGGTGGCCAGAAGGTCGACCAGATGGTCGGTGCGGGTCCCAAGGAAGCCATCGAAGGACTGATCAAGCGCAACCTGTAA
- the murJ gene encoding murein biosynthesis integral membrane protein MurJ, which yields MSQSTESTRANLARAGGIMVLSLFMSRVLGMVRAMVINWQFGQNELTDAYRLSFMIPDLLFFLVAGGALSSAFIPVFSEYYHTDRKSEAWHVFSAVATIMSAAVLGFIGLAWVFAPQLTAIIAAKNDPALYPLITQMSRIVLPAQFAFFIGGLMMGTLYARQVFSVPGLAPNIYNIGIILGAVILPYFIVPGVVGMSWGALVGATCGSFILPLLAMRKFGMEFKITFDTKHPGVRKVFRLMAPVVFGLSLSTVFPMIMQYFAGSYGKSMNTAYDTANQLMQAPLGIFSQSLALAVFPALSQYVAEDHMNLYREQLMSTLRQVLYLTTPVAVIMFAVPDHLVRALFQHGKFTAVDTQRTAACLAMFAIGIVAWSLQPVLMRGYFAIHKSVTPVVIGTITTVFFFSACALITQAGAGYRALPLAGSLSAFLLVGALLVTLAKTVGGLDLAGLGVTLAKALAASSVCGLLLAGLMMGLGEISFGGRFGHIGLLFVAMCGFGWLYYYITRSLAMPECAYVERALKRIQRS from the coding sequence TTGAGCCAATCCACCGAATCGACACGCGCCAACCTCGCCCGAGCGGGAGGCATCATGGTGCTGAGCCTCTTCATGAGCCGCGTGCTCGGTATGGTCCGGGCGATGGTGATCAACTGGCAGTTCGGCCAGAACGAGCTCACCGACGCCTATCGACTGTCGTTCATGATCCCGGACTTGCTATTTTTCTTGGTGGCGGGCGGCGCGCTCAGTTCGGCATTCATCCCCGTCTTCAGTGAGTACTACCACACCGACCGGAAGAGCGAGGCTTGGCATGTGTTCAGCGCGGTCGCGACCATCATGTCGGCGGCTGTCCTGGGTTTCATTGGGCTCGCCTGGGTCTTTGCCCCGCAACTCACCGCGATCATCGCCGCCAAGAACGATCCGGCGCTGTACCCGCTCATCACCCAGATGAGCCGAATCGTGCTCCCAGCTCAGTTCGCATTCTTCATCGGCGGACTCATGATGGGGACGCTCTATGCGCGTCAAGTTTTCTCGGTTCCGGGGCTGGCCCCCAACATCTACAATATCGGCATCATCCTGGGAGCGGTGATCCTTCCCTATTTCATCGTTCCGGGAGTGGTCGGCATGAGCTGGGGCGCGCTGGTGGGCGCAACGTGCGGAAGCTTCATCCTCCCGCTGCTTGCCATGCGCAAGTTCGGCATGGAGTTCAAGATCACCTTCGACACCAAGCATCCCGGAGTCCGCAAGGTTTTTCGGCTCATGGCCCCGGTCGTTTTCGGTCTGTCGCTCAGCACCGTGTTTCCCATGATCATGCAGTACTTCGCGGGTTCGTACGGCAAGAGCATGAACACCGCCTACGATACGGCGAACCAGCTGATGCAAGCGCCGCTCGGCATCTTCAGCCAGTCTCTCGCGCTCGCCGTGTTTCCAGCGCTGAGCCAGTACGTCGCCGAGGACCACATGAACCTGTACCGGGAGCAACTCATGTCAACCCTTAGGCAGGTGCTGTATCTCACCACCCCGGTTGCGGTCATCATGTTCGCGGTCCCCGACCATTTGGTCCGCGCGCTCTTTCAACATGGCAAGTTCACCGCTGTCGATACCCAGCGAACCGCGGCTTGCCTGGCGATGTTCGCGATCGGGATAGTCGCTTGGTCCCTTCAGCCAGTTCTGATGCGGGGGTACTTCGCGATTCACAAATCCGTGACCCCGGTCGTCATCGGTACGATCACCACGGTCTTTTTCTTCAGCGCGTGCGCTTTGATCACCCAGGCCGGCGCGGGCTATCGCGCACTCCCGCTCGCAGGCAGTCTCAGCGCGTTCCTGCTGGTCGGTGCCCTTCTGGTAACGCTCGCCAAGACCGTGGGTGGACTCGATCTCGCGGGGCTCGGGGTCACGCTGGCCAAAGCGCTCGCCGCGTCATCGGTATGCGGTCTGCTGCTTGCGGGACTGATGATGGGTCTCGGTGAGATTTCCTTTGGCGGCCGCTTTGGCCACATTGGTCTTCTATTCGTCGCGATGTGCGGGTTCGGGTGGCTCTACTACTACATCACCCGCTCCTTGGCGATGCCCGAATGTGCGTACGTCGAGCGTGCGCTCAAGCGCATACAGCGTTCATAG
- a CDS encoding helix-turn-helix transcriptional regulator, with translation MSKTPVGEVEFSPLQITHALRSSVRLEILISMRSAGPVTVSQLAKLLGLPADSLYHHIGILLQAGLIQEVDRRKSGRHMEAVYERSAEKFLPPGSGSTENVKNTISIVDSIMRAVSKGLKRSLSRFDHGSIPGVRTFHFGYESSWLTAEDVRMLGEHLGKIDEILERGRQRREGMLFTFFRLGFVDIRERKRRASKSDLDDDSDD, from the coding sequence ATGAGCAAGACGCCTGTAGGTGAAGTTGAATTTAGTCCGCTGCAGATCACGCATGCGCTCCGGTCCAGTGTTCGCCTTGAAATCCTGATAAGCATGCGATCAGCTGGCCCGGTGACGGTATCCCAGCTCGCAAAATTGCTTGGTCTCCCGGCCGACTCGCTTTACCACCATATAGGGATCCTGCTGCAAGCTGGACTCATTCAAGAGGTAGACCGCCGGAAATCGGGGCGGCACATGGAAGCGGTCTACGAGCGGTCCGCCGAAAAGTTCCTCCCTCCAGGTTCAGGCAGCACCGAGAACGTCAAGAATACGATCTCGATTGTCGACTCGATTATGCGTGCAGTGAGCAAGGGGCTGAAGCGCAGTCTCAGCCGATTTGACCACGGCAGCATCCCGGGAGTCCGTACGTTCCACTTCGGGTACGAGAGCTCATGGCTGACCGCTGAAGATGTACGGATGCTCGGCGAGCATCTGGGCAAGATCGACGAGATACTGGAGCGAGGACGACAAAGACGCGAGGGCATGCTCTTTACGTTCTTCCGTCTCGGCTTCGTGGACATCCGCGAACGCAAGCGCCGCGCCTCGAAGAGCGATCTTGACGACGACTCGGACGACTGA
- a CDS encoding dipeptide epimerase — protein MKVTSASLYAAQIPLGSPFRIATMVTDRAEVTLIKLTTDEGLVGWGEATPLHSINGETQKTVLAACEDLLPVVLGSDPRAPRPVVDLMEYLMPNQHAAASAIEMALMDLASQAVGLPLVRYLGGDARPLPTDQTIGIKPPHEAASAATRFAKQGHKTIKVKVGSTLDDDVDRVAAVREAIGSDVAIRIDANQGYRSDDALMMLMAISELDVEFCEQPVPRHDHDGLARVAQGSPIPIMADESVFSPTDAIALIKADACNLFNVKLSKSRGILRGLEIADIVKSAYGWCMVGGMIETRLGMTAAAHMGAARPTFRYFDLDSFTGHTEDPMQGGAIIRDGDVLLSDAPGLGIAPDPKWVNPLHVKTLKH, from the coding sequence GTGAAGGTCACTTCTGCCTCCCTCTACGCCGCCCAGATTCCGTTGGGCTCGCCATTCCGTATCGCAACGATGGTCACCGACCGGGCGGAGGTCACACTGATCAAACTCACGACCGATGAGGGGCTGGTGGGATGGGGTGAAGCGACGCCGCTGCATAGCATCAATGGGGAAACCCAAAAGACGGTCTTGGCCGCCTGCGAGGATCTTCTGCCTGTCGTCCTCGGCTCGGACCCGCGTGCTCCGCGACCGGTCGTAGACCTGATGGAGTACCTGATGCCCAACCAGCACGCGGCCGCAAGCGCCATCGAAATGGCGCTTATGGACCTCGCTTCGCAAGCGGTGGGTCTGCCGCTGGTCCGGTACCTGGGTGGCGACGCGCGACCGCTACCGACCGACCAGACCATCGGCATCAAGCCTCCCCACGAGGCAGCAAGCGCGGCGACTCGATTTGCGAAGCAGGGTCACAAGACGATCAAGGTGAAGGTCGGGTCCACGCTGGACGACGACGTGGACCGGGTCGCCGCCGTTCGCGAGGCGATTGGCAGCGATGTCGCGATTCGGATCGATGCCAATCAGGGCTACCGATCGGACGACGCTCTGATGATGCTCATGGCGATCAGCGAACTCGATGTGGAGTTCTGCGAGCAGCCCGTCCCGCGTCATGACCACGATGGTCTGGCACGGGTGGCCCAGGGCTCGCCCATCCCGATCATGGCCGACGAATCGGTGTTTTCCCCGACCGATGCGATCGCCCTCATCAAGGCCGATGCGTGCAATCTCTTCAATGTGAAGCTTAGCAAATCGCGGGGCATCTTGCGCGGCCTCGAAATCGCCGATATCGTCAAGTCGGCCTACGGCTGGTGCATGGTGGGGGGCATGATCGAGACTCGCCTCGGGATGACCGCCGCCGCCCACATGGGCGCGGCACGACCGACTTTCCGCTACTTCGATCTGGACAGTTTCACGGGCCACACCGAGGACCCCATGCAGGGCGGCGCGATTATTCGCGATGGCGACGTTCTGCTCTCCGACGCGCCGGGCCTTGGGATCGCGCCCGACCCCAAATGGGTGAACCCGCTGCACGTCAAGACCCTGAAGCACTGA
- the pheT gene encoding phenylalanine--tRNA ligase subunit beta, which produces MKLPVSMLRDLVTTSLSAEAIGDLLTMAGFEVEELIGTGEAAVLDLKVMANRGDGLSALGLAREVLAKQADSVPTALYNNLCSGLSLGDESDPAASARVTLRIDSANCTRYAFRIFDDIENGPSPEWLVERLTQAGQRSISLIVDLTNYVMLELGQPLHAFDLDTLMGPGIVVRQAGAGEKLTTLNGIDHDLTTDHLLICDTERAVAVAGVMGGAETEVGPATKRVLLESAHFVNTSVRKTRKQLGLNTDASYRFERSVDPLGVVRALNRFAQLYNEITGKSAVPGVSDEFPASPTSRTVRARLSRSNELLGMDIQRDEAERYLSALGFQVEGDGEPFVVAVPSWRPDIEIENDVIEELARVHGYERIPETMPTGATTRGGVFGVAALVDAARDSMLRCGFTQIMSHSLRDKHPLDFKRDLRVGPRNPHSPEMAYLRDSLLPGLAEAAQRNGGRNLHLFEVGRVFVRGEYQIDESPELSILSTGALTPGHWQDGEGPSADFFSLKGAVEELAQALGDHIWFDYPRDPDPRFHPTRQSGVLLDGNRSWAGTIGQIHPDIASDLGLPRETFLAELDLLVFAIHDNAEPSLRAISRNPAVRRDIAVLIPKSVPYSQIESSVAEACGSDLEKQWLFDVYEGKGIEPGHHSLAIALQIRRMGENLTDEVANDIRDRAVQALNRLGGVQR; this is translated from the coding sequence ATGAAGCTCCCTGTTTCGATGCTGCGTGACCTCGTGACCACCTCGCTCAGTGCCGAGGCCATCGGTGACCTTTTGACCATGGCGGGGTTCGAAGTCGAGGAACTGATCGGAACCGGCGAAGCAGCGGTCCTAGACCTCAAAGTCATGGCCAACCGCGGGGACGGCCTCTCCGCGCTGGGGCTCGCCCGCGAAGTCCTCGCGAAACAAGCCGACTCCGTGCCGACCGCGCTGTACAACAACCTCTGTTCCGGGCTCTCACTTGGCGACGAATCTGACCCCGCAGCGAGCGCGCGCGTGACCCTGCGCATCGACTCCGCTAACTGCACGCGGTACGCCTTTCGGATCTTCGATGACATCGAGAATGGCCCTTCGCCCGAGTGGCTGGTCGAGCGGTTGACCCAAGCAGGCCAGCGATCAATCTCGCTCATCGTGGATCTCACCAACTACGTCATGCTTGAGCTGGGTCAGCCGCTGCACGCCTTTGATCTGGACACCTTGATGGGCCCAGGCATCGTCGTTCGGCAAGCAGGCGCCGGCGAGAAGCTCACGACGCTCAACGGTATTGACCACGATCTGACAACCGATCACCTACTGATTTGCGACACCGAACGAGCCGTGGCGGTCGCCGGAGTCATGGGCGGCGCAGAGACCGAAGTCGGTCCTGCAACCAAGCGCGTGCTTCTTGAGAGCGCACACTTCGTCAACACAAGCGTCCGCAAGACGCGCAAGCAACTGGGACTGAATACCGACGCTAGTTACCGCTTCGAGCGCAGCGTCGATCCACTCGGAGTCGTGCGAGCGCTGAACCGATTCGCGCAACTCTACAACGAAATCACCGGCAAATCGGCGGTTCCTGGAGTTTCCGATGAGTTCCCTGCTTCACCCACGTCGCGCACAGTTCGCGCGCGACTCTCTCGCAGCAACGAGCTGCTCGGCATGGACATCCAGCGGGACGAAGCGGAGCGTTACTTGTCTGCGCTTGGGTTCCAGGTCGAAGGGGACGGTGAGCCGTTCGTGGTCGCGGTCCCTTCTTGGCGCCCCGACATCGAAATCGAAAACGACGTCATCGAAGAGCTGGCACGCGTTCACGGCTACGAACGCATTCCCGAAACCATGCCGACAGGCGCGACCACCCGCGGCGGCGTGTTCGGCGTAGCAGCACTCGTCGATGCCGCCCGCGACTCGATGCTGCGTTGTGGTTTCACGCAGATCATGAGCCACAGTCTGCGCGACAAGCACCCGCTCGACTTCAAAAGGGACCTACGAGTCGGTCCGCGAAACCCACACTCACCGGAGATGGCTTACCTTCGCGATAGTCTGCTGCCGGGGCTGGCCGAGGCCGCCCAGCGCAACGGTGGCCGGAATCTGCACCTATTTGAAGTCGGGCGTGTGTTCGTACGCGGCGAGTACCAGATCGATGAAAGCCCCGAGCTCTCGATCCTCTCTACGGGCGCGCTCACGCCCGGCCACTGGCAGGATGGCGAGGGGCCCAGCGCGGATTTCTTTTCTCTCAAGGGCGCAGTCGAGGAACTTGCTCAGGCGCTTGGGGATCACATCTGGTTCGACTACCCACGCGATCCCGACCCGAGGTTCCATCCGACTCGACAGAGCGGTGTGCTGCTCGACGGTAATCGGTCATGGGCTGGGACCATTGGACAGATCCACCCCGACATTGCCAGCGACCTAGGGTTGCCCCGCGAGACGTTCCTCGCCGAACTCGACCTTCTTGTTTTCGCAATTCACGACAACGCCGAGCCCTCGTTACGGGCCATCAGCCGCAACCCGGCGGTCCGGCGCGACATCGCCGTGCTCATTCCCAAGAGCGTGCCTTATAGCCAGATCGAAAGCTCTGTCGCCGAGGCATGCGGCTCGGACCTTGAGAAGCAGTGGCTGTTCGACGTCTATGAAGGAAAGGGCATCGAGCCCGGGCACCACTCGCTCGCGATCGCACTACAAATCCGGCGGATGGGCGAAAACCTTACGGACGAAGTCGCGAACGATATCCGGGACCGGGCGGTTCAGGCTTTGAATCGGCTCGGCGGCGTCCAGCGCTGA